Genomic window (Tripterygium wilfordii isolate XIE 37 chromosome 11, ASM1340144v1, whole genome shotgun sequence):
GGCAACAGGTGATGGCCTTACAGTAAGAACACAGCAACAGAGCTAACAAGAGCACAAATAAGAGAGACATAGGAGATaattgaaataaaagacaagccAAAAAAAGGATATCTCCTAGAGATTTCTGATGTGACCTTCTGGTGAGGCTATTGATTCTTCAGGGAGGGAACACAGTCACGTAATCCGAAGTCCTATGCACGCCATGCTTGGCCAAAGAGTCAGCCATGCTATTGCCTTTTCTTATTGTATGATGCAGGTTTACATTGGGCAGCTGGACCCTGAGATTTCAGATTGTATTTGCTTATCTGTTCTAGCCTCCAAGGCACAGAATAACCATTAGATGCCTATTTAAGGGCATTTTCTGAGTCTGACTCTATTGATATGGTTTGACTGCTGAAATGGGGACTTCCTGCAGTCAGCTCCATTTCCTTTCTAATTGCCAAAAGCACTGCATTGTTGGAGTCACATATTCCCACACTACAAGAAAATATACATTTGAAAGTTCCTTTCTCATCCCTCAAAACAGTGCAACACCTCAAATATCtgttaaaaatatgaaaaatacttGTATTCGATCTAGTTAGTGCACTGACTGCCTAATTAACAATTATTCTTCAAACTGTTAAATGTTACCATATTTCTTGTGGTTTATATGTGGTGTTGAGTAGTCAACTTGAGTCAGCTAAAGGGGAACTTTAACTatccaacatttttttaaaaaaaattcccttttttctttttgcttttctgATGGATCAGCATCTTTGTTCTGTGAAACGTCAAAGATGAGAAATTTCATAAACCATATGTGTTTGTGATTGTGTCATATTGTTTGCCAACAGATAGCACCTTAGTTCATGACTTGCATAAAGATCTAAGGATTCACATAGTTGATGTCAAGACGTTTGTTCTTAAGAAGGGTTACCATAAGAGAGTTCCTTTGAGAACATCCGATAAAATTGGAACGAAGCAAGGAATATCCATAAAAGAACGAACAGTTTAGTTAAATTTCACGCTCTTTCATTGTTCTACTTTATTTATATTTGGCTCTGCAATCCAACATCATGTTTGTGGGTGATCCAAAAAGGCATATGGCATGTAAAGTGAGCCAAAATGGTCCAAGCATGTGATGGTCTCAGAGTTGTAATTTTATTGTTATATCTTTCTACCTGCTTCAATCCACAGAAAAGGAAATTTAATTTCGTCCATTGTCggatatttttctttgtttgaagtTTATACTCACCTCAACAGGATGGTTAATTTTTGGTCAAACTTTCAGGCACTAAAGCTATTGCCTCGAGAGAAGATCCAGTTGGCCACAAAGTTTGGAGTAGCCGGATTTGAATCTGGTACTCTTGTGTTAAAAGGAACTCCAGATTATGTCCGGGCCTGTTGTCTGTCTAGCCTTAAGCGGCTTGATGTGGAATACATCGATCTCTACTATGTACATCGAATTGACACATCTGTGCCCATAGAGGACACTGTAAGTGCTTTGTTTTGATCTTTTGTTCTTTATGTGTGTTCTTTTTAATCTTATGTTGTTTATATTTCTGGTGGTATAGATTCCATTAGCTTTTTAGGTAATCCATAATTTCTCTTCAACCCAAGTGCTGTATTCGGTGGAAATAGCTGCTTTTGAGCATAACTAAAGTTTTCCCTAGTGTTTCTTTCTTCTAGATGGGGGAACTAAAGAAGTTAGTGGAAGAAGGAAAAATCAAGTATATCGGGCTATCTGAAGCTAGTCCAGACACAATAACAAGAGCACATGCTGTTCACCCGATCACTGCTCTACAGATGGAATGGTCCCTTTGGACTCGTGACATTGAGGATGAAATAGTCCCTCTGTGCAGGTTCCTCAACATTGtgccaattttcttttttaagatcATATCTAGATTTTACCAATCCTATTATATACTAATTAATCAAGAATGTTAAGGCTATTTCAACTTTGAATTCCAAGTTGACTCCGGAATATGATCTCTTTGTGCGCTAgtgtattaattttaaaatttctttcatGCCTATGTTTCTTGTTGGACTAATCTTCTATGGACTTATTTGCTATTGACATCATTTTCCTTTGTTACAATTTTTAGGGAACTTGGAATTGGTATAGTTCCATACTGTCCTTTAGGGAGTGGAATATTTGGTGGGAAGGCAATTGTCGAAAGTATCTCAGCAAATAGTTTTCGGGTGTGGAACAGATCTGTTTTTTGCCTTAATAATTGTGGTTTGTGAGATTTCGCCTTAATGATATAGGTGTTAGCAAtctatctggaaaaaaaaatattttttccttttatttcttATATTACTTAACATCTACCTTCCTTTATTTCTTACCTTAGCAATCACTTCCAAGGTTTCAAGGAGAGAACTTTGCAAAGAACAAGATATTATGTAATCGCGTGGAGAAGTTAGCTGAAAAGCATGGATGCTCCCCTCCACAACTAGCACTTTCATGGCTTCTTCATCAAGGGGATGATGTGGCACCTATCCCTGGTAAGTAACTCTCTTCTGTTCCCATTTTCGATCCATATATGCTCTGCATCAATATTTACATTTTAACATTTATGATAATAAGTATTTGGCTGTCTTTCTCTCGCTGCGCAGGGACCACTAAAATTAAAAATCTTGATAATAATATTGGTTCTGTAAACGT
Coding sequences:
- the LOC120009755 gene encoding perakine reductase-like, whose product is MVEEERIVVPKVKLGNQGLQVSKLGYGCTGLSGMYSDPVPDDVGISIIKHAFHKGVTFYDTADIYGTNHANEILVGKALKLLPREKIQLATKFGVAGFESGTLVLKGTPDYVRACCLSSLKRLDVEYIDLYYVHRIDTSVPIEDTMGELKKLVEEGKIKYIGLSEASPDTITRAHAVHPITALQMEWSLWTRDIEDEIVPLCRELGIGIVPYCPLGSGIFGGKAIVESISANSFRQSLPRFQGENFAKNKILCNRVEKLAEKHGCSPPQLALSWLLHQGDDVAPIPGTTKIKNLDNNIGSVNVKLTKEDLNEICDAIPIHEVAGPREPEQFDRFSYKYANTPAKESKAHA